One Thermosphaera aggregans DNA segment encodes these proteins:
- a CDS encoding ABC transporter ATP-binding protein: MPEYAILTRNLTKIYRGGNIGVNSLTFTVEEGEIYGLIGPNGSGKTTTLRIIATLLKPTRGEVYVYGIDVVKNPLEARRLMNYLPEEAGAYRDLSGLDFIRFMLSVRFSGRRLEEAVSEAIEIADLGNDLKRPIRGYSKGMKRILALSTVLASHPKLLILDEPTSGLDVERSIYVRKMIKRYNKEFGITVLLSSHNMLEVEYLCRKVGILYRGTLLREGPVEELKARTNSVNLEEVFLKIKGEAA; encoded by the coding sequence ATGCCGGAGTACGCGATCCTTACAAGAAATCTGACAAAAATCTACAGGGGCGGAAACATCGGTGTTAACTCTCTGACTTTTACTGTTGAAGAAGGAGAGATATATGGGCTAATAGGGCCGAATGGAAGCGGTAAGACAACTACTTTGAGAATAATTGCGACGCTTTTAAAGCCTACCAGGGGAGAGGTATACGTGTACGGGATTGACGTGGTTAAAAACCCTTTAGAAGCCCGGAGGCTCATGAACTATCTCCCCGAGGAAGCTGGGGCTTACAGGGATCTGTCAGGCTTGGATTTCATCAGGTTCATGCTCTCGGTGAGGTTTTCTGGCAGAAGATTGGAGGAGGCTGTGAGCGAAGCGATTGAAATAGCTGATTTAGGTAACGACTTGAAGAGACCGATTAGGGGTTATAGCAAAGGTATGAAGAGAATTTTAGCATTGAGCACGGTTTTAGCATCACATCCGAAGTTGTTGATTCTTGATGAGCCTACCAGCGGGCTGGACGTGGAGAGAAGCATTTATGTAAGAAAAATGATCAAGAGGTATAACAAGGAATTCGGCATCACAGTATTATTGAGTAGCCACAACATGCTTGAAGTAGAATATTTGTGTAGAAAGGTTGGAATACTTTACAGAGGCACTCTCTTAAGGGAGGGTCCGGTTGAGGAGTTGAAAGCGAGGACAAACTCCGTGAATCTCGAAGAAGTATTTCTGAAGATAAAGGGTGAAGCAGCATGA
- a CDS encoding alkaline phosphatase family protein, which translates to MGFNLKLIYLVLDGMGDRLSDPVTTLESAEKPGLDFIASNSKCGLMYTVGKGVAPESDEAVISLLGYDPHEVYTGRGPLEALGAGIPIKEGYEVAFRANFATVDSSSLRIIDRRVGRSLKTEEARKLAEALDKMELEKYDGYVRVIATIGHRAVVVIGSRTRRLSPMVDNNDPAYKRVGLVSIANQSFNPFLKEIEPLDNSEEARATAELANLFMKKSIEILDTHPVNKERVKRGLPPANALLLRDAGGSFPRATPLGEKYGGRFTVLAEMPVEIGIGRAFGAETIVMDPPTGRPEIDYKIRLEKTFEALEKSDIVYVHLKGPDEPGHDGDAALKRKRIEEIDRHYVQPLLARLKDNTALLVTADHATPPSVKSHTDDPVPVAFYAPGIKADGLKAFSEKEFAKGSLGLIEHGWMLLPMVVKYLKE; encoded by the coding sequence ATGGGTTTCAACTTAAAATTAATATACCTTGTACTCGATGGCATGGGCGACAGGCTGTCAGATCCTGTTACGACGCTTGAATCTGCTGAAAAACCCGGTTTAGACTTCATAGCCTCCAATTCTAAGTGCGGGTTGATGTATACGGTGGGGAAAGGGGTTGCGCCGGAGAGTGACGAAGCCGTTATCTCGCTATTAGGGTACGATCCTCACGAAGTATACACTGGTAGAGGCCCTCTGGAAGCATTAGGAGCGGGAATACCGATTAAGGAAGGGTATGAGGTAGCCTTCAGGGCTAATTTTGCAACGGTAGATTCTTCTTCGCTAAGAATTATTGATAGAAGAGTTGGTAGGAGCTTGAAAACTGAAGAGGCCCGTAAGCTTGCCGAGGCTCTTGATAAGATGGAGCTGGAAAAGTATGATGGATATGTTAGAGTGATTGCAACGATTGGTCACAGGGCAGTGGTTGTGATTGGCAGTAGGACCCGCAGGCTATCGCCTATGGTGGATAACAATGATCCAGCCTACAAGAGAGTGGGGTTGGTCAGCATCGCGAACCAGTCTTTCAATCCATTCCTTAAGGAGATAGAGCCATTGGATAATTCGGAGGAAGCAAGGGCTACCGCTGAACTCGCTAACTTGTTCATGAAGAAATCCATAGAAATCCTTGACACTCATCCTGTGAACAAGGAGAGGGTTAAACGAGGGCTTCCTCCAGCTAACGCGTTACTGTTGAGGGATGCAGGGGGCTCGTTCCCGAGAGCAACACCTTTAGGTGAAAAATACGGGGGGAGGTTCACGGTGCTCGCAGAAATGCCTGTCGAAATAGGTATTGGTCGTGCATTTGGTGCGGAAACAATCGTTATGGATCCCCCAACCGGTAGGCCAGAGATTGATTACAAGATTAGGCTTGAGAAGACGTTTGAGGCTCTTGAAAAATCCGACATAGTCTACGTGCATTTGAAAGGCCCGGACGAGCCGGGTCACGACGGCGATGCCGCGCTGAAACGAAAGAGGATTGAGGAGATAGATAGGCACTACGTTCAACCACTCTTAGCGAGATTGAAAGACAACACAGCCTTGCTGGTTACCGCTGATCACGCAACTCCGCCCTCAGTGAAGTCGCACACGGATGATCCCGTGCCAGTGGCTTTCTACGCTCCAGGGATTAAAGCAGACGGGTTGAAGGCTTTCAGCGAGAAGGAGTTTGCTAAAGGAAGTCTAGGATTAATAGAACATGGCTGGATGCTCCTTCCAATGGTGGTCAAGTATCTGAAAGAGTGA